The Syngnathus typhle isolate RoL2023-S1 ecotype Sweden linkage group LG6, RoL_Styp_1.0, whole genome shotgun sequence genome has a window encoding:
- the rinl gene encoding ras and Rab interactor 2 isoform X1, translating to MEGHSPLNRPTSIRRRRRRRRMSRLELLSGCQKAWFPAAPWDRERAHSALSGTPAGSFVVVRDCVTSLPKFLCVSMGVDNEVLLEYHITCAATVFQLSGSRLCFSDLAKLVFFYSLTRDVLALCLRIPCWMDNVTERTKDHLSQLEPEAWLSSTPPDQISDEITHMEPTTVMCAIQLTSTNGALCVINPLYLHEHGDDWLSYQATGLQTSNYRQERRLSSTRTWAGASLMSKRTVSLDQESLVATTEGSGLIRAKSEESPPSVSVQEGVVLRHSSNNSTSSVSKRASTGSLPLSPELLNRGSHGPHTPHRVSWIEDGLWPPPAQRPSSFLQAPSPELDSLSISSIEEEQEEQSPSPAAHQPSAQRLADKVIHRFSAVGQALGSLVCQKKRLTNRVLDLSEKKRGSFADAAREFVEVTLQRGTDPGGLMGSEFLQELRSSLTSLRETLLDYPDIQALLDSMTDFSDSEIDSLVEMSVHKVALKPVSAHIYSCISIWRTNDGSLQRLQNKQRALVDNGVEALGGAAGVGVPDSVTLERIQQRWLSMHEAYSPNKKVRILLKICKSIYHSMSSNASSDVVFGADDFLPCLTWVLLRSELVNLQIDTDYMMELLDPTQLQGEGGYYLTTLYAALYYISSFQPRLAARQLSVEAQHSLSQWHRRRTLHSNQSRHSLRRQTIRRQTSPKKSVQAGETESGDVHESGKDEPQQETESSAEVEGREDGDQDTE from the exons AGTTTTGTGGTTGTGAGGGACTGTGTGACATCACTGCCCAAGTTCCTGTGCGTGTCTATGGGAGTAGACAATGAAGTTCTTCTTGAGTACCATATCACATGCGCAGCCACAG TTTTTCAGCTGTCCGGGTCTCGTCTTTGTTTTTCTGATTTGGCTAAGCTGGTGTTCTTCTACTCTTTGACCAG AGACGTGTTGGCTCTCTGTCTAAGGATTCCTTGCTGGATGGACAATGTGACTGAGCGCACCAAAGATCATCTTTCTCAGCTTGAACCCG AAGCCTGGCTCAGCAGCACGCCGCCTGACCAGATTTCTGATGAAATAACGCACATGGAGCCGACCACTGTCATGTGCGCCATACAG CTGACCTCAACCAATGGGGCATTGTGTGTCATCAATCCACTCTATCTTCATGAACATGGTGATGACTGGCTTTCATATCAGGCAACTGGTCTGCAGACATCAAATTACAGACAAGAACGACGCCTCAGTTCCACTCGAACATGGGCTGGAGCGAGCCTGATGAGCAAACGAACCGTTTCCTTGGACCAGGAATCTTTAGTTGCCACTACTGAGGGCTCAg GATTAATCCGAGCCAAATCAGAAGAGTCCCCGCCATCAGTGTCTGTCCAAGAAGGGGTAGTCCTCAGGCATTCCAGCAACAACTCCACATCGAGCGTTTCCAAGAGAGCCAGCACAGGGAGCTTACCTCTTTCCCCAGAGCTGCTGAACCGTGGCAGCCATGGGCCTCACACCCCGCACAGGGTGTCCTGGATCGAGGATGGACTGTGGCCACCTCCAGCCCAAAGGCCCTCTTCCTTTCTTCAGGCTCCATCGCCTGAGCTCGACTCGCTGTCCATTAGCAGCATCGAAGAAGAGCAAGAAGAGCAGTCGCCAAGCCCGGCGGCGCACCAGCCGTCGGCACAGCGGCTGGCCGACAAAGTCATACATCGCTTCTCAGCAGTGGGCCAGGCTCTCGGCAGCCTGGTGTGTCAGAAGAAGAGGTTGACCAACCGCGTGTTGGATCTTAGCGAGAAGAAACGTGGCTCATTTGCAGATGCTGCGAGAGAATTTGTGGAGGTGACGCTGCAGAGAGGGACTGACCCTGGGGGCTTAATGGGGTCAGAGTTCTTACAGGAATTGAGGTCATCGCTTACTTCGCTGAGGGAGACTCTCTTGGACTACCCTGATATCCAGGCACTGCTGGACAGTATGACCGACTTTAGTGACTCAGAGATAG ACTCCCTGGTAGAGATGTCAGTTCATAAGGTGGCCCTTAAACCCGTGTCAGCTCACATCTACTCTTGCATTTCCATTTGGCGCACCAATGATGGCAGTCTACAACGACTACAGAACAAACAGCGTGCTTTGGTCGACAACGGCGTGGAGGCGCTCGGGGGCGCAGCTGGAGTCGGTGTTCCTGACTCAGTCACCCTTGAGCGGATCCAGCAACGGTGGTTGAGTATGCACGAGGCCTATTCCCCAAACAAAAAAGTCCGGATCTTGCTGAAAATCTGCAAGAGTATCTACCACAGCATGAGTAGCAATGCCAGCTCAG ATGTGGTGTTTGGAGCTGATGATTTCCTGCCTTGCTTGACGTGGGTGCTTTTGCGTAGTGAGCTGGTCAATTTGCAAATAGACACCGACTACATGATGGAGCTACTGGACCCCACACAGCTTCAGGGAGAAG GTGGTTACTACCTCACAACCTTGTACGCCGCTCTCTACTACATCAGCAGCTTTCAGCCACGCTTGGCCGCCCGTCAGCTTAGTGTGGAAGCCCAACACTCTCTCAGCCAATGGCATCGCAGGCGCACCCTTCACAGCAACCAATCCCGTCACAGTTTGCGACGACAGACCATCCGCAGACAGACGAGTCCTAAGAAGTCAGTGCAGGCTGGGGAGACCGAGAGCGGGGATGTACACGAAAGTGGCAAAGATgagccacagcaggaaacagaaAGCAGTGCAGAGGTTGAAGGTCGAGAGGATGGAGACCAGGACACTGAATGA
- the meis3 gene encoding homeobox protein Meis3: MEKRYEDLVHYSGTEGMSMGVYGDDVRTLPTPQYGAVIPDSLKHHKDQIYGHPLFPLLALVFEKCELATCSPRDSASLSATSHLPGMTSHSDVCSSESFNDDIAAFAKQIRSEKPIFSSNPELDNLMIQAIQVLRFHLLELEKVHDLCDNFCHRYITCLKGKMPTDLVLDEREGGSKSDMEDFNGSCTSLSEQNASWLREPDECAATPLGTPGTCGLPSHSTGDNCSDTGDGLDTGMASPSTGEEDESDRERRNNKKRGIFPKVATNIMRAWLFQHLTHPYPSEEQKKQLSQDTGLTILQVNNWFINARRRIVQPMIDQSNRSGQGGPYSPEGAALGGYGLDGQAHLSLRAAGLQGMPSLQADYSSALLSQAAYPAHPGPSLHPYPGPHPHAAMLLHPPPHAHPTEPLLAQGLDIHAH, encoded by the exons TATGAAGACCTGGTGCACTACTCGGGGACGGAGGGCATGTCAATGGGGGTGTACGGGGATGATGTCAGAACACTTCCAACCCCTCAGTACGGAGCCGTCATCCCCGACTCCCTCAAACACCACAAGGACCAGATCTATGG tcaCCCATTGTTCCCATTGCTGGCCTTAGTTTTTGAAAAATGCGAGCTTGCCACCTGCTctccccgagactccgcctcgCTGTCAGCCACATCCCACCTCCCTGGCATGACAAGTCACAGCGACGTGTGCTCCTCGGAATCCTTCAATGATGACATTGCTGCTTTTGCTAAACAG ATTCGTTCAGAGAAACCAATATTTTCTTCCAATCCTGAACTGGACAACTTG ATGATTCAAGCAATACAAGTTCTTcgctttcatttactggagttAGAAAAG GTGCATGACCTATGTGATAATTTCTGCCACCGTTACATCACCTGCCTGAAGGGCAAAATGCCCACGGACTTGGTCCTGGATGAACGGGAGGGAGGCTCCAAGTCCGACATGGAGGACTTTAACGGATCCTGCACCAGTCTGTCGGAACAG AATGCATCATGGTTACGAGAGCCGGATGAATGTGCCGCCACTCCGTTGGGAACCCCGGGCACCTGTGGTCTGCCCTCACACAGCACAGGGGACAATTGTAGCGATACAG GTGACGGTCTGGACACTGGAATGGCCTCCCCCAGCACGGGAGAAGAGGACGAGTCTGACAGAGAgagaagaaacaacaagaagagAGGCATTTTCCCCAAAGTGGCCACAAACATAATGAGAGCGTGGCTCTTCCAGCATCTAACG CACCCGTACCCatcagaggagcagaagaagcagctgTCGCAGGACACGGGGCTGACCATCTTACAGGTCAACAACTG GTTCATCAACGCCAGGAGGAGAATCGTTCAGCCCATGATTGACCAGTCAAATCGCTCAG GTCAGGGTGGTCCCTACAGCCCAGAGGGAGCAGCGCTTGGGGGTTACGGACTTGATGGACAAGCCCACCTCAGCCTCCGAGCAGCAG GTCTTCAAGGAATGCCATCACTGCAGGCGGACTACTCCAGTGCTCTGCTGTCCCAAGCAGCCTACCCAGCCCACCCAGGACCTTCCCTCCACCCCTACCCGGGCCCACACCCACACGCCGCCATGCTGCTTCACCCGCCACCACACGCGCATCCTACAGAGCCCCTCCTTGCACAAGGACTGGACATCCATGCACACtag
- the rinl gene encoding ras and Rab interactor 3 isoform X4: MRSHRDVLALCLRIPCWMDNVTERTKDHLSQLEPEAWLSSTPPDQISDEITHMEPTTVMCAIQLTSTNGALCVINPLYLHEHGDDWLSYQATGLQTSNYRQERRLSSTRTWAGASLMSKRTVSLDQESLVATTEGSGLIRAKSEESPPSVSVQEGVVLRHSSNNSTSSVSKRASTGSLPLSPELLNRGSHGPHTPHRVSWIEDGLWPPPAQRPSSFLQAPSPELDSLSISSIEEEQEEQSPSPAAHQPSAQRLADKVIHRFSAVGQALGSLVCQKKRLTNRVLDLSEKKRGSFADAAREFVEVTLQRGTDPGGLMGSEFLQELRSSLTSLRETLLDYPDIQALLDSMTDFSDSEIDSLVEMSVHKVALKPVSAHIYSCISIWRTNDGSLQRLQNKQRALVDNGVEALGGAAGVGVPDSVTLERIQQRWLSMHEAYSPNKKVRILLKICKSIYHSMSSNASSDVVFGADDFLPCLTWVLLRSELVNLQIDTDYMMELLDPTQLQGEGGYYLTTLYAALYYISSFQPRLAARQLSVEAQHSLSQWHRRRTLHSNQSRHSLRRQTIRRQTSPKKSVQAGETESGDVHESGKDEPQQETESSAEVEGREDGDQDTE, from the exons ATGCGCAGCCACAG AGACGTGTTGGCTCTCTGTCTAAGGATTCCTTGCTGGATGGACAATGTGACTGAGCGCACCAAAGATCATCTTTCTCAGCTTGAACCCG AAGCCTGGCTCAGCAGCACGCCGCCTGACCAGATTTCTGATGAAATAACGCACATGGAGCCGACCACTGTCATGTGCGCCATACAG CTGACCTCAACCAATGGGGCATTGTGTGTCATCAATCCACTCTATCTTCATGAACATGGTGATGACTGGCTTTCATATCAGGCAACTGGTCTGCAGACATCAAATTACAGACAAGAACGACGCCTCAGTTCCACTCGAACATGGGCTGGAGCGAGCCTGATGAGCAAACGAACCGTTTCCTTGGACCAGGAATCTTTAGTTGCCACTACTGAGGGCTCAg GATTAATCCGAGCCAAATCAGAAGAGTCCCCGCCATCAGTGTCTGTCCAAGAAGGGGTAGTCCTCAGGCATTCCAGCAACAACTCCACATCGAGCGTTTCCAAGAGAGCCAGCACAGGGAGCTTACCTCTTTCCCCAGAGCTGCTGAACCGTGGCAGCCATGGGCCTCACACCCCGCACAGGGTGTCCTGGATCGAGGATGGACTGTGGCCACCTCCAGCCCAAAGGCCCTCTTCCTTTCTTCAGGCTCCATCGCCTGAGCTCGACTCGCTGTCCATTAGCAGCATCGAAGAAGAGCAAGAAGAGCAGTCGCCAAGCCCGGCGGCGCACCAGCCGTCGGCACAGCGGCTGGCCGACAAAGTCATACATCGCTTCTCAGCAGTGGGCCAGGCTCTCGGCAGCCTGGTGTGTCAGAAGAAGAGGTTGACCAACCGCGTGTTGGATCTTAGCGAGAAGAAACGTGGCTCATTTGCAGATGCTGCGAGAGAATTTGTGGAGGTGACGCTGCAGAGAGGGACTGACCCTGGGGGCTTAATGGGGTCAGAGTTCTTACAGGAATTGAGGTCATCGCTTACTTCGCTGAGGGAGACTCTCTTGGACTACCCTGATATCCAGGCACTGCTGGACAGTATGACCGACTTTAGTGACTCAGAGATAG ACTCCCTGGTAGAGATGTCAGTTCATAAGGTGGCCCTTAAACCCGTGTCAGCTCACATCTACTCTTGCATTTCCATTTGGCGCACCAATGATGGCAGTCTACAACGACTACAGAACAAACAGCGTGCTTTGGTCGACAACGGCGTGGAGGCGCTCGGGGGCGCAGCTGGAGTCGGTGTTCCTGACTCAGTCACCCTTGAGCGGATCCAGCAACGGTGGTTGAGTATGCACGAGGCCTATTCCCCAAACAAAAAAGTCCGGATCTTGCTGAAAATCTGCAAGAGTATCTACCACAGCATGAGTAGCAATGCCAGCTCAG ATGTGGTGTTTGGAGCTGATGATTTCCTGCCTTGCTTGACGTGGGTGCTTTTGCGTAGTGAGCTGGTCAATTTGCAAATAGACACCGACTACATGATGGAGCTACTGGACCCCACACAGCTTCAGGGAGAAG GTGGTTACTACCTCACAACCTTGTACGCCGCTCTCTACTACATCAGCAGCTTTCAGCCACGCTTGGCCGCCCGTCAGCTTAGTGTGGAAGCCCAACACTCTCTCAGCCAATGGCATCGCAGGCGCACCCTTCACAGCAACCAATCCCGTCACAGTTTGCGACGACAGACCATCCGCAGACAGACGAGTCCTAAGAAGTCAGTGCAGGCTGGGGAGACCGAGAGCGGGGATGTACACGAAAGTGGCAAAGATgagccacagcaggaaacagaaAGCAGTGCAGAGGTTGAAGGTCGAGAGGATGGAGACCAGGACACTGAATGA
- the rinl gene encoding ras and Rab interactor 2 isoform X3 — protein MGVDNEVLLEYHITCAATVFQLSGSRLCFSDLAKLVFFYSLTRDVLALCLRIPCWMDNVTERTKDHLSQLEPEAWLSSTPPDQISDEITHMEPTTVMCAIQLTSTNGALCVINPLYLHEHGDDWLSYQATGLQTSNYRQERRLSSTRTWAGASLMSKRTVSLDQESLVATTEGSGLIRAKSEESPPSVSVQEGVVLRHSSNNSTSSVSKRASTGSLPLSPELLNRGSHGPHTPHRVSWIEDGLWPPPAQRPSSFLQAPSPELDSLSISSIEEEQEEQSPSPAAHQPSAQRLADKVIHRFSAVGQALGSLVCQKKRLTNRVLDLSEKKRGSFADAAREFVEVTLQRGTDPGGLMGSEFLQELRSSLTSLRETLLDYPDIQALLDSMTDFSDSEIDSLVEMSVHKVALKPVSAHIYSCISIWRTNDGSLQRLQNKQRALVDNGVEALGGAAGVGVPDSVTLERIQQRWLSMHEAYSPNKKVRILLKICKSIYHSMSSNASSDVVFGADDFLPCLTWVLLRSELVNLQIDTDYMMELLDPTQLQGEGGYYLTTLYAALYYISSFQPRLAARQLSVEAQHSLSQWHRRRTLHSNQSRHSLRRQTIRRQTSPKKSVQAGETESGDVHESGKDEPQQETESSAEVEGREDGDQDTE, from the exons ATGGGAGTAGACAATGAAGTTCTTCTTGAGTACCATATCACATGCGCAGCCACAG TTTTTCAGCTGTCCGGGTCTCGTCTTTGTTTTTCTGATTTGGCTAAGCTGGTGTTCTTCTACTCTTTGACCAG AGACGTGTTGGCTCTCTGTCTAAGGATTCCTTGCTGGATGGACAATGTGACTGAGCGCACCAAAGATCATCTTTCTCAGCTTGAACCCG AAGCCTGGCTCAGCAGCACGCCGCCTGACCAGATTTCTGATGAAATAACGCACATGGAGCCGACCACTGTCATGTGCGCCATACAG CTGACCTCAACCAATGGGGCATTGTGTGTCATCAATCCACTCTATCTTCATGAACATGGTGATGACTGGCTTTCATATCAGGCAACTGGTCTGCAGACATCAAATTACAGACAAGAACGACGCCTCAGTTCCACTCGAACATGGGCTGGAGCGAGCCTGATGAGCAAACGAACCGTTTCCTTGGACCAGGAATCTTTAGTTGCCACTACTGAGGGCTCAg GATTAATCCGAGCCAAATCAGAAGAGTCCCCGCCATCAGTGTCTGTCCAAGAAGGGGTAGTCCTCAGGCATTCCAGCAACAACTCCACATCGAGCGTTTCCAAGAGAGCCAGCACAGGGAGCTTACCTCTTTCCCCAGAGCTGCTGAACCGTGGCAGCCATGGGCCTCACACCCCGCACAGGGTGTCCTGGATCGAGGATGGACTGTGGCCACCTCCAGCCCAAAGGCCCTCTTCCTTTCTTCAGGCTCCATCGCCTGAGCTCGACTCGCTGTCCATTAGCAGCATCGAAGAAGAGCAAGAAGAGCAGTCGCCAAGCCCGGCGGCGCACCAGCCGTCGGCACAGCGGCTGGCCGACAAAGTCATACATCGCTTCTCAGCAGTGGGCCAGGCTCTCGGCAGCCTGGTGTGTCAGAAGAAGAGGTTGACCAACCGCGTGTTGGATCTTAGCGAGAAGAAACGTGGCTCATTTGCAGATGCTGCGAGAGAATTTGTGGAGGTGACGCTGCAGAGAGGGACTGACCCTGGGGGCTTAATGGGGTCAGAGTTCTTACAGGAATTGAGGTCATCGCTTACTTCGCTGAGGGAGACTCTCTTGGACTACCCTGATATCCAGGCACTGCTGGACAGTATGACCGACTTTAGTGACTCAGAGATAG ACTCCCTGGTAGAGATGTCAGTTCATAAGGTGGCCCTTAAACCCGTGTCAGCTCACATCTACTCTTGCATTTCCATTTGGCGCACCAATGATGGCAGTCTACAACGACTACAGAACAAACAGCGTGCTTTGGTCGACAACGGCGTGGAGGCGCTCGGGGGCGCAGCTGGAGTCGGTGTTCCTGACTCAGTCACCCTTGAGCGGATCCAGCAACGGTGGTTGAGTATGCACGAGGCCTATTCCCCAAACAAAAAAGTCCGGATCTTGCTGAAAATCTGCAAGAGTATCTACCACAGCATGAGTAGCAATGCCAGCTCAG ATGTGGTGTTTGGAGCTGATGATTTCCTGCCTTGCTTGACGTGGGTGCTTTTGCGTAGTGAGCTGGTCAATTTGCAAATAGACACCGACTACATGATGGAGCTACTGGACCCCACACAGCTTCAGGGAGAAG GTGGTTACTACCTCACAACCTTGTACGCCGCTCTCTACTACATCAGCAGCTTTCAGCCACGCTTGGCCGCCCGTCAGCTTAGTGTGGAAGCCCAACACTCTCTCAGCCAATGGCATCGCAGGCGCACCCTTCACAGCAACCAATCCCGTCACAGTTTGCGACGACAGACCATCCGCAGACAGACGAGTCCTAAGAAGTCAGTGCAGGCTGGGGAGACCGAGAGCGGGGATGTACACGAAAGTGGCAAAGATgagccacagcaggaaacagaaAGCAGTGCAGAGGTTGAAGGTCGAGAGGATGGAGACCAGGACACTGAATGA
- the rinl gene encoding ras and Rab interactor 3 isoform X2: protein MEGHSPLNRPTSIRRRRRRRRMSRLELLSGCQKAWFPAAPWDRERAHSALSGTPAGSFVVVRDCVTSLPKFLCVSMGVDNEVLLEYHITCAATVFQLSGSRLCFSDLAKLVFFYSLTRDVLALCLRIPCWMDNVTERTKDHLSQLEPEAWLSSTPPDQISDEITHMEPTTVMCAIQATGLQTSNYRQERRLSSTRTWAGASLMSKRTVSLDQESLVATTEGSGLIRAKSEESPPSVSVQEGVVLRHSSNNSTSSVSKRASTGSLPLSPELLNRGSHGPHTPHRVSWIEDGLWPPPAQRPSSFLQAPSPELDSLSISSIEEEQEEQSPSPAAHQPSAQRLADKVIHRFSAVGQALGSLVCQKKRLTNRVLDLSEKKRGSFADAAREFVEVTLQRGTDPGGLMGSEFLQELRSSLTSLRETLLDYPDIQALLDSMTDFSDSEIDSLVEMSVHKVALKPVSAHIYSCISIWRTNDGSLQRLQNKQRALVDNGVEALGGAAGVGVPDSVTLERIQQRWLSMHEAYSPNKKVRILLKICKSIYHSMSSNASSDVVFGADDFLPCLTWVLLRSELVNLQIDTDYMMELLDPTQLQGEGGYYLTTLYAALYYISSFQPRLAARQLSVEAQHSLSQWHRRRTLHSNQSRHSLRRQTIRRQTSPKKSVQAGETESGDVHESGKDEPQQETESSAEVEGREDGDQDTE, encoded by the exons AGTTTTGTGGTTGTGAGGGACTGTGTGACATCACTGCCCAAGTTCCTGTGCGTGTCTATGGGAGTAGACAATGAAGTTCTTCTTGAGTACCATATCACATGCGCAGCCACAG TTTTTCAGCTGTCCGGGTCTCGTCTTTGTTTTTCTGATTTGGCTAAGCTGGTGTTCTTCTACTCTTTGACCAG AGACGTGTTGGCTCTCTGTCTAAGGATTCCTTGCTGGATGGACAATGTGACTGAGCGCACCAAAGATCATCTTTCTCAGCTTGAACCCG AAGCCTGGCTCAGCAGCACGCCGCCTGACCAGATTTCTGATGAAATAACGCACATGGAGCCGACCACTGTCATGTGCGCCATACAG GCAACTGGTCTGCAGACATCAAATTACAGACAAGAACGACGCCTCAGTTCCACTCGAACATGGGCTGGAGCGAGCCTGATGAGCAAACGAACCGTTTCCTTGGACCAGGAATCTTTAGTTGCCACTACTGAGGGCTCAg GATTAATCCGAGCCAAATCAGAAGAGTCCCCGCCATCAGTGTCTGTCCAAGAAGGGGTAGTCCTCAGGCATTCCAGCAACAACTCCACATCGAGCGTTTCCAAGAGAGCCAGCACAGGGAGCTTACCTCTTTCCCCAGAGCTGCTGAACCGTGGCAGCCATGGGCCTCACACCCCGCACAGGGTGTCCTGGATCGAGGATGGACTGTGGCCACCTCCAGCCCAAAGGCCCTCTTCCTTTCTTCAGGCTCCATCGCCTGAGCTCGACTCGCTGTCCATTAGCAGCATCGAAGAAGAGCAAGAAGAGCAGTCGCCAAGCCCGGCGGCGCACCAGCCGTCGGCACAGCGGCTGGCCGACAAAGTCATACATCGCTTCTCAGCAGTGGGCCAGGCTCTCGGCAGCCTGGTGTGTCAGAAGAAGAGGTTGACCAACCGCGTGTTGGATCTTAGCGAGAAGAAACGTGGCTCATTTGCAGATGCTGCGAGAGAATTTGTGGAGGTGACGCTGCAGAGAGGGACTGACCCTGGGGGCTTAATGGGGTCAGAGTTCTTACAGGAATTGAGGTCATCGCTTACTTCGCTGAGGGAGACTCTCTTGGACTACCCTGATATCCAGGCACTGCTGGACAGTATGACCGACTTTAGTGACTCAGAGATAG ACTCCCTGGTAGAGATGTCAGTTCATAAGGTGGCCCTTAAACCCGTGTCAGCTCACATCTACTCTTGCATTTCCATTTGGCGCACCAATGATGGCAGTCTACAACGACTACAGAACAAACAGCGTGCTTTGGTCGACAACGGCGTGGAGGCGCTCGGGGGCGCAGCTGGAGTCGGTGTTCCTGACTCAGTCACCCTTGAGCGGATCCAGCAACGGTGGTTGAGTATGCACGAGGCCTATTCCCCAAACAAAAAAGTCCGGATCTTGCTGAAAATCTGCAAGAGTATCTACCACAGCATGAGTAGCAATGCCAGCTCAG ATGTGGTGTTTGGAGCTGATGATTTCCTGCCTTGCTTGACGTGGGTGCTTTTGCGTAGTGAGCTGGTCAATTTGCAAATAGACACCGACTACATGATGGAGCTACTGGACCCCACACAGCTTCAGGGAGAAG GTGGTTACTACCTCACAACCTTGTACGCCGCTCTCTACTACATCAGCAGCTTTCAGCCACGCTTGGCCGCCCGTCAGCTTAGTGTGGAAGCCCAACACTCTCTCAGCCAATGGCATCGCAGGCGCACCCTTCACAGCAACCAATCCCGTCACAGTTTGCGACGACAGACCATCCGCAGACAGACGAGTCCTAAGAAGTCAGTGCAGGCTGGGGAGACCGAGAGCGGGGATGTACACGAAAGTGGCAAAGATgagccacagcaggaaacagaaAGCAGTGCAGAGGTTGAAGGTCGAGAGGATGGAGACCAGGACACTGAATGA